The genome window CGGGTGTGTGTCCTGGTCGATGACATGATCGACACGGGTGGCACGATCTGTGCGGCGGCGGACGCGTTGTTCGCGCATGGTGCGGAGGATGTCATCGTGACGGCGACGCATGGTGTGCTGTCGGGTCCTGCGGCGGATCGTCTGAAGAACTCGCGGGTGAGTGAGTTCGTCTTCACGGACACGCTGCCGACGCCGGGTGAGCTGGGTCAGGACCTGGACAAGATCACGGTGTTGTCGATCGCTCCGACGATCGCGAGTGCGGTGCGTGAGGTGTTCGAGGACGGTTCGGTGACGAGCCTGTTCGACGAGCAGTAGTACCGGTAGTACCTACCGGCCCTGGGGCTGGTGCTGATCGTTTTGGGTGCGGCCTCCTTGTGCGAGTAAACTGCTGCAGTTGCTCGGCGAGGGAGGCCGCACTCGTTTTTCGGATGCGGCGGTCCGTTATCGACGCGCTCTTCGTAGCAGGCCGTTCGTGGCCGGGTGACCCCGACCGTTTGTCCTACGTTCTACTACGAGGAGTGAGAGATGTCCGAGGTGAAGATCGCCGCTGAGACGCGCACCGAGTTCGGCAAGGGTGCCGCGCGTCGTATCCGCCGTGACAGCAAGGTTCCGGGTGTGCTGTACGGGCACGGCTCCGACCCGCTGCACCTGACGTTCCCGGGTCACGACCTGCTGCTGGCGCTGCGTACGCCGAACGTCCTGATCGCGCTGGACATCGACGGCAAGTCCAACGAGCTGGCGATCCCGAAGTCCGTGCAGCGTGACCCGATCAAGGGCTTCCTGGAGCACGTGGACCTGCTGCTGGTGAAGCGCGGCGAGAAGGTCACGGTCGAGATCCCGGTGCACGCCGAGGGCGAGCTGGCTCCGGGTGGCAACCTGCTGGAGCACGTGCTGAACGCGCTGCCGGTGGAGGCGGAGGCCACGCACATCCCCGAGGCGCTGACCGTTTCGATCGAGGGCCTGGAGGCCGGCGCGTCGGTGCTCGCGAAGGACGTCGCGCTGCCGAGCGGTGTGACGCTGGCCGTGGACGAGGACGCGGTGGTCCTGCAGGTGCTGGCCGCGCAGGCCGAGGAGGCCGCTGAGGGCGAGGCCGAGGGCGAAGAGGCCGCTGCCGAGGCCTGATCCCTCACCGACACCGTTTCGTCAGCCGCTGCTCCTTCGGGAGTGGCGGCTGGCGCGTATCGAGGAGACGTGGACGTGACGACCGATCCAGGCGCGCCCTGGCTCATCGTGGGGCTCGGTAATCCGGGGCCCGAGTACGCCATGAACCGGCACAACGTGGGGTTCATGGTGGTGGATCTGCTGGCGGGGCGGGTCGGGGGGAAGTTCAAGCGGGCGGGGAAGGCTCAGGCGCAGGTGGTGGAGGGGCGGATCGGGCCGCCCGGTCCGGGGAGCCGTCGGGTGGTCCTGGTGAAGCCGATGTCGTACATGAACCTGTCGGGTGGCCCGGTGACCGCGCTGCGGGATTTCTACAAGGTGCCGGTGGGGAATGTCGTCGCGGTGCACGACGAGCTGGACATCGATTACGGGACGTTGCGGTTGAAGCTGGGTGGTGGCGACAACGGTCACAACGGGTTGAAGTCGATCACGAAGGCGTTGGGGTCGGACTATCACCGGGCGCGGTTCGGGATCGGGCGTCCGCCGGGGCGTATGCAGGTGGCGGACTTCGTGTTGAAGGATTTCTCCTCGGCGGAGCGCAAGGAGCTGGACTACTTCGTGGACCGGGCGGCGGATGCGGTGGAGTGTCTGGTGATCGACGGGCTGGAGCGGGCGCAGGGTACGTACAACTCGTGAGGTGTCGCCCTGCGGGGTTGACCGGGTGTGCGGGGATGTCCCATGATCCCCGCCATGTCTGCCACCGCCGCCCGTTCTCGTCGGGCCTCGTCCGCTGCGCTCCGGTCGGTCCGGGTGGTGGTGATGGGCGCGGTCGCCGTGCTGATTCTGGTCGGTGGGGTGTGGGGGTCGTGGAGTACGGCTCAGCTTGTGATGCTGACCAAGGGTCGTGAGCGCGGCACGGTCGAGGTGACGCGGTGTGGGGCGGATGCGTGCAGTGGTCCGTTCAGGCCGGTGTCGGCGGGGGCGACGGCGCGTGGGCGTGTGACGATCGAGCAGACGGTGGCGGTGCGGCGGGGGCGGACGTACGCCGTGGTGGTGAAGCCGGGTACGGACGATGTGGTGCGTTCGGGTCCGGCGGGGGTGCTGTATGCGTGGCTTCCGCTGGCCGGGGCGTTGTTGATGGCGTCGGTGGTGGTGGCGGGCGGTCTGCGGCTGAGGCGGACGGGGTGGGTGCTGGCAGGTGCGGGGGTGGCGTTGTTGACGGCTGCCTTCGTGGCGCTGTGACTCCTGTCGGCTCACCTGGCGTTGTGATTGAAGTGGCTGTTGTCGCTTCGTGATTGACGTGTGGTGTTCGTGGGCAGGATGCTGGGCTGCCCCCTCCACATCTTCCGTTCCGTTTCTCGAAAATGGACTGCCCATGCGTACCCTCATGCGCGCCGGTGCCTTCGTCGCCGTCGCCTCAGCAGCGTTGCTGACCGCTCCGTCCGCCCATGCGTCCGCCCATGCCTCGGCTCGGGGCGACAACGGCGACGTGAAGATCCACAAGTCCGCCACGGACGAGTACGACCAGCGCAACGAGCCGCACGTGTGCTCGTTCTACCTGGACGCCTTCAACTTCGATGGCCGGCAGCAGGTGGACTGGCACATCGAGGCGTGGGCCCCGACCGCCGCCACCAAGGGTGAGACCGTGAAGAGCGGTGCGATCACCTTGGACGCCGACGGCCATGGCCGTACGGCCGACATGACGCTGCCCGACGGGCACTACAAGCTGTTCTGGAACTTCGACGGCGAGAAGGGTGCGGCCAAGCACAAGGTGTTCTGGACGGAGTGCGAGAGTTCCGGCGGGGGCGGTACGACGCCGTCCGGCTCGCCCTCGGCGTCCGTGTCGGCGTCCGCGTCCGCCTCCCCGTCGGGCTCGGCCGGGGCGAGCGCCTCGCCGAGTTCGTCGTCGGGTGCGGGCGCGGTCCCCTCGGCCTCGGTGTCCGCGTCGCCCTCGGCGCAGGGTGGCGGCGGTGACCTGGCCGAGACGGGCAGTGGTGCTCCGGTGGGGCTGTTGTCCGGTGCGGCGGCGGCGCTGGTGGCCGCCGGTGGTGGTCTGGTGCTGTGGCGCCGCAGGGCCGCCCGGGGCTGACGTCCGCGGGATGTGACGGTGCCCCCGAGCCTGTACGGGCTCGGGGGCACTGTTCGTGTCCGGGGCGGTGTCAGCCGGTGTTGCGCAGGCCGGCTGCGACGCCGTTGACGGTGAGGAGCAGGGCGCGGGAGAGCAGCGGGTCGGGTTCCTCGCCTGCGGCGGCCGCGTCGCGCTGGCGCTTGAGGAGGGCGACCTGGAGGTAGGAGATGGGGTCGAGGTAGGCGTCGCGGATGGCGAATGTCTGCTTGAGGACCGGCTGGGCGTCGAGCAGTTCCTGTTCGCCGGTGACGCGGAGTACCTCGCGGACGGTGAGTTCGTGCTCGGCCCGGATGGTGTCGAAGATGTGCTTGAGGTTGTCGGGGACGAGTGTGTCGACGTAGTGCTGGGCGATCCGCAGGTCGGTCTTGGCGAGGGTCATCTCGACGTTGGAGATGAAGTTGCGGAAGAAGTGCCACTGTTCGTGCATCTCGGTGAGCACGGTGTCGAGGCCGGCTTCGCGCACGGCCTTGAGGCCGGAGCCGACGCCGAACCAGCCGGGGACGATCTGCCGGGACTGGGTCCAGCCGAACACCCAGGGGATGGCGCGCAGGCCGTCGAGCGAGACGCCCGAGCCGGGGCGGCGGGAGGGCCGCGAGCCCAGGTGCAGGTCGGCGAGCTGGTCGACCGGCGTGGAGGCGAGGAAGTACGTCGGCAGGTCGGGGTCCTCGACGAGCCTGCGGTAGGCGGCGTGGGCGGCGTCGGAGACGACGTCCATGGCGGCGTCCCAGCGGGCGAGGGCCTCGTCGGACTGGCGGGGTGCGGTGTGCAGGGCGGAGGCCTGCAGGGTGGCCGCGACCGTCAGTTCGAGGTTTTCTCGGGCGAGGGACGGGATGAGGTACTTGTCGGAGATGACCTCGCCCTGTTCGGTGACCTTGATCTCGCCTTCGAGGGTGCCCCAGGGCTGGGCGAGGATGGCGTCGTGGGTGGGGCCGCCGCCGCGGCCGACGGTGCCGCCGCGGCCGTGGAAGAGGCGCAGGCGCACGCCGTAGCGGTGGGCGACGTCGCGCAGGCGGCGCTGGGCGCGGTGGATCTCCCACTGGCTGGTGGTGATGCCGCCGAACTTGGAGGAGTCGCTGTAGCCGAGCATGACCTCCTGGACGTCTCCGCGCAGCGCGACCAGGCGCCGGTAGGAGGGGTCGGAGAGCATGTCCTCGAGGATGGTGTCGGCGGCCTTGAGCTCGTCGGTGGTTTCCAGGAGGGGGACGATGCCGATCTTGGCCCAGCCTGCGTGGAGGTCGAGGAGGCCGGCTTCGCGGGCGAGGACGGCGGCGGCGAAGACGTCGTCGGCGCCCTGGCACATGGAGATGATGTAGGACTCGATGACTTCGGGGCCGAAGACCTTCAGGGCGCGCTTGATGGTCTCGAAGGTGCCGAGGGTCTTGGCGCCGGCCGCGTCGAGCGGGGCGGGGGTGGGGGCGAGGGGGCGGCGGGAGCGGAGTTCCTTGGCGAGCAGCTTGTGGCGGTACTCGCGGGGCATGTCGTCGTAGCGCCAGGATTCCTCGCCGAGCCGGTCGAAGAGCTGGCCGAGGGCGTGGTGATGGGCGTCGGCGTGTTCGCGGACGTCCATGGTGGCGAGCTGGAGGCCGAAGGCGGCCAGGGTGCGGATGGTGCGGGCGAGGCGGCCGTCGGCGAAGAGGCCGCCGCGGTGGGCGCGCAGGGAGGTCTGGATGACTCTGAGGTCGTGCAGGAGTTCGCTGGTGCCGAGGTAGTCGCGGCCGGGCTCGTGCTGGGTGCCCTTGGCGAGGCGCTGCTTGGTGTTGACGAGCTTCTGGCGGATGCAGGTGGCCTTGAGCCGGTAGGGCTCCTCGGCGTTGAGGCGCTTGTAGCGGGGGCTGATCTCGGGCAGGAGTTCCAGGTCGGCCTTGAGGGACTCCAGGAGTTCCTCGGTGGCGCCGGTGTAGCGGATGGAGTTGGACAGGAAGCCGCGCAGCTCGTCGATCGTCTCCAGGGCGTCGTTGATGCCGTGCTCGTGCTGGAGGATGAGGACGTCCCAGGTGACCTGGGGGGTCACGTTCGGGTTGCCGTCGCGGTCGCCGCCGATCCAGGTGCCGAAGGTGACGGGGCGGGTCTCGTCGGGGAGCTTGACGCCGACGCGTTCGAGTTCCGCGGTGAGGTCCTCCAGGACGTCGCCGACGGCGCCGACGTGCAGCTCGTCGAGGTAGTAGATGGCGTTGCGGGCCTCGTCGGCGGGTTCGGGGCGCACGACGCGGAGCTCGTCGGTCTGCCAGACGAGGTCGATGTTCTCCGCGAGCCGGGTGTCGTGGCGGCGGCGGTCGGACTCGATGACCGGGGTTTCCAGGAGTGCGGCGATGCGCCGGAGCTTGTTGAGGACGGACCGGCGCGCGGCCTCGGTGGGGTGCGCCGTGAAGACGGGGCGCACGTTGAGGTTGCGGACGGTGTCGCGCAGGTGGTCGGGGTCGGCGTCCTTGAGGCGGTCGGCGGTGCGGGAGAGCAGGCCGCCCTCGGCGGCGCGCTTGGCGCGCAGTTCGCGGCCGCGGTGCACCTGCTCGGTGACGTTCGCCAGGTGGAAGTAGGTGGAGAAGGCGCGCACCAGCTTGGCGGCGGTCTCCAGTTCGGTTCCGCGCAGCAGTTCCGCGGCGGCGTCACCGTCCTCGCGGGTCAGCCGGCGGACCCTTTCGACCAGTTCCAGGAGCTCGGGGCCTTCCTGGCGGACGAGGGTCTCGCCGAGCAGGTCGCCCAGTCGGCGGATGTCGGCGCGCAGTTCACTGCTGGTCGTCGTCGTCTGGTCGTCGGCACTGCTCACAGGTGCGGCTCCTTGCAGTGTTGAAGCTCGTCTGGGAGGGGACCCGGATGGGTGCCGTGCGCGGCGGGTGCCGCATACGGTCCGGGCATCCGGGAAGAAATCAGAGCGGACCGCGCTGTCCGACCGACTCCAAGGATAGGTGGCGATGCGGACGCGCAGGCTTTCGGGCTCTTGCCGCCGGGCGACGCACTGCCATACTTACGACGCCGTAGGTTACGGAACCGTAGGTGTCCCGCCAGGTGGCGGGGCACGCTGGGTGCCGTATCCGGGCATATGTCTTGACCCTCGACCCCACAGGGGACGCCCCATGACCACGAGCTCCGATGTGATCGAAGACGCCCCGAAGGCGAACGACGACTCTCCGCTGCCCTCCGCGACGCTGGGCGGCGAGCAGAAGCGCTCGATCGAGCAGATCACGCTGCTGCTGTTCATCACCGTTCCGTTCCTGGCGCTTGTCGCGGCGGTGCCGCTGGCGTGGGGATGGGGCGTGAGCTGGCTCGATATGGGCCTGCTGGTCTTCTTCTACTACCTGGGCTGCCACGGCATCACGATCGGTTTCCACCGTCACTTCACGCACGGCTCGTTCAAGGCGAAGCGGCCGCTGAAGATCGCGCTGGCGATCGCGGGGTCGATGGCCGTGGAGGGGCCGCTGGTGCGCTGGGTGGCCGACCACCGCAAGCACCACAAGTTCTCCGACGCGGAGGGCGACCCGCACTCCCCGTGGCGGTACGGGGAGACGGTCCCGGCGCTGATGAAGGGCCTGTGGTGGGCCCACCTCGGCTGGATGTTCGACGAGGAGCAGACGCCCCAGGACAAGTACGCCCCGGACCTGATCAAGGACCCGGCGATGCGGGCGATCTCCCGCCAGTTCGCGCTGTGGACGACCGTGTCGCTGCTGCTGCCCGCGCTGATCGGCGGGCTGGTCACGATGTCCTGGTGGGGAGCGTTCACCGCGTTCTTCTGGGGGTCGCTCGTCCGGGTGGCTCTGCTGCATCACGTGACGTGGTCGATCAACTCGATCTGCCACGCGGTGGGCAAGCGGCCGTTCAAGTCGCGCGACCGTTCGGGCAACGTGTGGTGGCTGGCGGTCCTGTCGTGCGGTGAGTCGTGGCACAACCTGCACCACGCGGACCCGACGTCGGCACGGCACGGTGTGGAGCGGGGCCAGCTGGACTCCTCGGCGCGGATCATCCGCTGGTTCGAGCAGCTGGGGTGGGCGTACGACGTGCGCTGGCCGTCACGCTCGCGTATCGATTCGCGTCGCAACGGTGACGGGAGTGGCTCCCGAGGCGGGAAGGTGACCGCCGACACGGCATGATGGCGGTGTGGCGACCGACTCCAGCACCCCCAGCAGCGACAAGCCGCGGCGCCCGCGCCGTACTCGGATGACCGGTGCCGAGCGCCGCCAGCAGCTGCTGGAGATCGGTCGCACGTTGTTCGCCGCGAAGGGCTTCGAGGGCACGTCGGTGGAGGAGATCGCGGCCAAGGCCGGGGTGTCCAAGCCGGTGGTGTACGAGCACTTCGGCGGCAAGGAGGGGCTGTACGCGGTGGTGGTGGACCGCGAGATGCGGCGCCTGCTGGACATGGTGACCAGCTCCCTGACGGCGGGGCACCCGCGTGAGCTGTGCGAGCAGGCCGCGTTCGCGCTGCTGGACTACATCGAGGAGTACACGGACGGTTTCCGGATCCTGGTCCGGGACTCCCCCATCCCGCAGTCGACGGGCTCCTTCGCGTCGCTGATCTCGGACATCGCGACGCAGGTGGAGGACATTCTGGGCCGCGAGTTCAAGAGCCGCGGCTTCGACCCGAAGCTGGCGCCGCTGTACGCGCAGGCGCTGGTCGGGATGGTCGCGCTGACGGGCCAGTGGTGGCTGGACGTGCGCCGCCCGAAGAAGGCGGAGGTGGCGGCGCATCTGGTGAACCTTGCGTGGCACGGGCTGGACGGGCTGGAGCCGAAGCCGCGGCTCATAGGTCACCGCAAGAGCTGAGGCGCGCCCGCGCGACCCGCGTGCCACGTGCTCAGGGCGCATCGGCCACCGGCTCCAGGAATTCCAGCCGGTTCCCCACCGGGTCCTGCGAGTAGAAGCGCCGGTGCCCGGGCAGGTTGCCGTCCCAGGTGACCGGCGCCCCCCGTTCGGCGAGCCGCGCCGCGTACGCCTCGATCCCTGTGACCCGCAGCCCCGGGTGGGCCTTCTTCGCGGGCCGACAGTGACATTTTCCGCCCCCGGCGGGGGCGTCCTCGACACCCAGGTGGAGCTGCACGGCCCCCGCCTGGAACCAGCAGCCCCCACGCGCCGCGAGCACCGGCGGCTTGGGGACCTCCGTCATGCCGAGGACGTCGACGTAGTACGCGCGCAGCAAGTCCTCGGAGCCGGGCGGGGCGGCGAGTTGGACGTGGTCGACGGCGGTCAGCACCGGTCAGGCCCCCTTCGTCGCGACGGCGAAGATGCGGCGGAACGGGAACACGGTGCCGTGCTCGGTCGCGGGGTACGCCTCGCGCAGCGCCGCACGGTAGTCGGCGACGAACTCCTCCGCCTCCTCCCCGAGCTCGGTGAGGATCGGCCGCAGTCCGGTGCCCTTCACCCAGTCGAGGACCGGGTCCTCGCCCGGCAGCAGATGCAGATACGTCGTCTCCCAGACGTCCGCCGTGCAGCCGAGCGCGGTGAGGTGGTGCAGATACGCCTCGGGGGTGAGGACCGCGTCGTCGTGGCGCAGGGTTTCGGCGAGGCGGTCCTTCCAGCGGGCGGAGTGGGCGAGTTCGCGCATCAGCCGGTGGCTGGGGGAGGCGAAGTTGCCGGGGACCTGGAAGGCGAAGGTGCCGCCCGGCTTCAGGGCTGTCACCCACTCGGCGAACCGCTCGGCGTGACCGGGCACCCATTGCAGGGTGGCGTTGCTGATGATCAGGTCGTACGGCTCCTTCGGCGCCCAGGTGCGGGCGTCGGCGTGCGCGAAGTCCAGGCGGCCGCCGCCGGCCGTGGGGCCCGCGTAGGCGTCGGTCTTCTCGAGCATCTCCGGGGAGTTGTCGTAGCCGGTGACGTGCGCGGTGGGCCAGCGCTCGGCGAGCAGGACGGTGACGTTGCCCGGTCCGCAGCCCAGGTCGGCGATGCGGGGCGGGTCGCCGGGAAGTCCGGGCACGCGGGAGAGCAGGTCGGTGAAGGGACGGGCGCGGTGGTCCGCGTGGCGGAGGTACTGGGCGGGGTCCCAGGTGGGGCCGGTGGTGGGCATGGCGGGGCCTCCTCGGAGCGGGCGAACGGACGAGCGGGCGAACGGACGAGCGGACGGACGAGCGGGCGCCGCTGCGTCGGACGCGCGCCGTCGTACGGAGGCGTCGCCCCCGTTTGACGTCGCCTCCGTACGGTTCGCCATCCTCGTACCGCAAGTCTCTCGACGTCAAGAGACTCAACATCAAGATGTCTTACATCAAGAGACTTCACATCGACACAACCACTACACTGATCGCATGGAGGACGAGGTCGATCGGCTGGTCGCGGCGTGGCGCAGGGAACGCCCGGACCTCGACGTGGAACCGCTCGAGGTGCTCAGCCGGGTCAGCAGACTGGCCCGGCATCTGGATCGCGCACGCCGGCTGGCGTTCTCGGAGCACGGCCTGGAGCCCTGGGAGTTCGACGTCCTCACCGCGCTCCGCCGGGCCGGCAGCCCCTACCAGCTCTCCCCCGGCCAGTTGCTCACCCAGACGCTGGTCACCTCCGGCACGATGACCAACCGCATCGACCGCCTGGCGAAGAAGGGCCTGGTCGAGCGGCTCCCGGACCCCAGCGACCGCCGGGGCGTGCTGGTGCGGCTCACGGACGAGGGCCGGGACCGGGCCGACCAGGCCCTGGCCGGACTCCTCGACCAGGAGCGCGCGATCCTCTCCGAGCTGAGCTCGGCCCAGCGCGGTGAGCTGGCCGCGCTGCTACGCCAGCTGACCGCCCCGTTCGACAACATCCCCGGCTAGGTCGACCGGCCCGACGCCGGCGCGGCGGGCGAGGGCGACGGCGGCGAGGGTGGAGTGGACGCCCAGCTTCCCCAGCACGTTCTGCATGTGCGTGCGGACGGTGTGCGGGGACAGGAACAGCCGCTCGGCGACGGCCTTGCGGCCCAGTCCGGCGACCATGCACCGCAGTACCTCCCGCTCCCGGGGCGTGAGGGACTCCACCAGACGCTCGCTCTCGGTGCGGTGCTTGCGGGCCGCGGTCAGCTCGCGCAGCACGCCGGTGAGCAGGGCGGGCGGCAGGTGCGTCTCGTCCCGCAGGACGCCCCGGATGACCGTGAGCAGCCGCTGCAGCGAGCAGTCCTTGGCGACCCAGCCGGAGGCGCCGGCCTGCAGGGCGAGGGCGGCGCGGCGCGGGTCGTCCTTCTCCGCGAGGACGACGGTCCGCACGCTCGGCTGGCCGGAGCGGACGCCGACGACGAGGGAGATGCCGTCGACGAGGCCGTCCTCGTCGCCGTCCTGGACGGGGACCGCCGGGCGTGAGCCCAGGACGTTGCCCCCGAGGTCCGCGTCGACGAGCATCACGTCGAATCTGCGGCCCTCCGCGGCGGCCCGCTCCAGGCAGCGCAGCGCGGCCGGACCGCTGCCGGCCGCGGACACGTCGACGTCCGGTTCGGCCGCCAGGGCGGCGGCGAGGGACTCGGCGAAGATGCGGTGATCGTCGACGACCAGAACTCGGATGCGAACCACTGATACCCCCACTGTTCGGGGGACGGCCCGGCGCGGATACGGCGCCCGGAGCGCTCCCCGGATTTTCACCTGGGACGGGTAACGCAGCGGCACGGCCGCCGCCGTGCTGGAACTGCTACCCCCGCCCCGGGCGCCGTACCCGACTGTCTCGCCCCCTGATCAGCACCGGCCCCCACCGATGCTGTTCACAGGGTAGGGCTGCCGGCCTGGAGCGGAAGGAGATTTGCAGAACTGGTCGGCCGACGCGTTTATGGTGAGCCGCATGTTTCGTATCGAGACAGAAGTCGACAAGGAGCGGCGGGATCTGCTTCGGGCTCGGCTGCGCGAGACGAACACGGCGGCGTCCCCGGTGCTGCGCGCCCTGCGCGGAACACCGGCGGAGCGCGATGTTCCGCTCCACGTGTGGGCGTTGGACGCGGCGGGGGAGGTGGCGGGCGGGCTGGTCGGGCACACCTGGACGACGTGGCTGCACGTCGCGTACCTGTGGGTGGACGACCGGCACCGCGGCGCGGGCCTCGGCACGCGGTTGCTGGCGCAGGCGGAGCGGACGGCCCACGAGGACCGCGGCTGCACGGCGTGCCGCCTGGAGACGTGGGACTTCCAGGCGCCGGAGTTCTACCGGAAGCAGGGCTACGAGGTGGTGTGCGTGATCCCCGACTACCCGCCGGGGATCACGGAGTACACGTTGACGAAGCGGCTCGACTGAGCCGGGGCGGGATCAGCTCAGGCGGCGTGCCCCGGCAGACGGTACCGCCGGGAACACCCGAGGTGCCGTGTAACCGGCGGCGGCGAACGCCTCCTCGATCGCCTTGGTGATCGTGTCCGTGTCCGACGCCTCGACCAGGACGATCGCCGAGCCGCCGAAGCCGCCGCCCGTCATCCGCGCCCCCAGCGCGCCCGCGGCGTTCGCCGTGTCCACCACCAGGTCCAGCTCGGGACAGGAGATCCGCAGGTCGTCGCGGAGGGAGACATGGCCCTCGGTCAGAACGGGACCGATCGCCCGGACCTCGCCCGCGTCCAGCAGCCGGATCACCTGGTCGACCCGGTGATCGTCCGAGACGACATGGCGCACATAGCGGCGCACCCGCTCGTCCGACAGGCGCGCGAGCGCGGCGTCGAGCTCCTCGTACGCCACGTCTCGCAGATGCGAGACTCCGAGCTGCCGTGCGCCCTCCTCGCAGCCCTCGCGCCGCTCGGCGTACGCCCCGTCGCCCAGCGCGTGCTTCACGCGGCTGTCGACGACCAGCAGCGTCAGGCCCTGGGACGCCAGGTCGAAGGGGATCTGCCGGATGGACAGGTCACGGCAGTCCAGGTGCAGCGCGTGGCCGTCCGTGGCGCACGCCGACGCCATCTGGTCCATGATCCCGCAGGGCACGCCCACGAAGTCGTTCTCGGCGCGCTGGGCGATCCTGGCCAGCTCGGGGCCGGTCAGGCCGAGCTCGTACAGGTCGTTGAGCGCGAGGGCGACGACCACCTCCAGCGCCGCCGAGGAGGACAGACCGGCGCCCGTCGGCACCGTCGAGGACAGGTGGACGTCCGCGCCGGTGATCGGGTGGCCCGCCTCACGCAGCACCCACACCACACCGGCCGGGTAGGCGGCCCAGCTGGTGTCGGTCAGCGGCTGGAGTTCGTCGACGTGCAGTTCGACGACCGGGCCCTCGATGTCCGCCGAGTGCAGCCGCAGCACCCCGTCGGTGCGCCGCGAGACCGCCGCGACCGCCGTGTGCGGCAGCGCGAGCGGCATCACGAAGCCCTCGTTGAAGTCCGTGTACTCGCCGATCAGGTTGACCCGGCCCGGTGCCGCCCAGACGCCCTCGGGAGCCGTCCCGTAGATCTCCCCGAAGCCCTCGCGTACGCCCACCTACTGCTCCCTTGCGTTGCTTGCGACGTGCCGTGCGAACTGCCACGCGTCCGCGACGATTCCCGCGAGGTCCGCGCGGGACGGGTTCCAGCCGAGCTTCTCGCGGGCCGTGGCCGCGGAGGCGACCAGGACCGCCGGGTCGCCGCCCCGGCGCGGGGCCACGACCTCGGGGATCGGGTGCCCGGTGACCTGGCGCACCGTGTCGATGACCTCGCGCACCGAGAAGCCGTTGCCGTTGCCGAGGTTGCAGATCAGGTGTTCGCCGGGGGTGGCGGCGTCCAGGGCGAGCAGGTGGGCCTCGGCGAGGTCGGCGACGTGGATGTAGTCGCGGATGCAGGTGCCGTCCGGCGTCGGGTAGTCGTCGCCGAAGATCGAGATCGCCTCTCG of Streptomyces cynarae contains these proteins:
- the galK gene encoding galactokinase is translated as MGVREGFGEIYGTAPEGVWAAPGRVNLIGEYTDFNEGFVMPLALPHTAVAAVSRRTDGVLRLHSADIEGPVVELHVDELQPLTDTSWAAYPAGVVWVLREAGHPITGADVHLSSTVPTGAGLSSSAALEVVVALALNDLYELGLTGPELARIAQRAENDFVGVPCGIMDQMASACATDGHALHLDCRDLSIRQIPFDLASQGLTLLVVDSRVKHALGDGAYAERREGCEEGARQLGVSHLRDVAYEELDAALARLSDERVRRYVRHVVSDDHRVDQVIRLLDAGEVRAIGPVLTEGHVSLRDDLRISCPELDLVVDTANAAGALGARMTGGGFGGSAIVLVEASDTDTITKAIEEAFAAAGYTAPRVFPAVPSAGARRLS
- the tamR gene encoding MarR family transcriptional regulator TamR, with the translated sequence MEDEVDRLVAAWRRERPDLDVEPLEVLSRVSRLARHLDRARRLAFSEHGLEPWEFDVLTALRRAGSPYQLSPGQLLTQTLVTSGTMTNRIDRLAKKGLVERLPDPSDRRGVLVRLTDEGRDRADQALAGLLDQERAILSELSSAQRGELAALLRQLTAPFDNIPG
- a CDS encoding LuxR C-terminal-related transcriptional regulator, with translation MVRIRVLVVDDHRIFAESLAAALAAEPDVDVSAAGSGPAALRCLERAAAEGRRFDVMLVDADLGGNVLGSRPAVPVQDGDEDGLVDGISLVVGVRSGQPSVRTVVLAEKDDPRRAALALQAGASGWVAKDCSLQRLLTVIRGVLRDETHLPPALLTGVLRELTAARKHRTESERLVESLTPREREVLRCMVAGLGRKAVAERLFLSPHTVRTHMQNVLGKLGVHSTLAAVALARRAGVGPVDLAGDVVERGGQLA
- a CDS encoding GNAT family N-acetyltransferase; this translates as MVSRMFRIETEVDKERRDLLRARLRETNTAASPVLRALRGTPAERDVPLHVWALDAAGEVAGGLVGHTWTTWLHVAYLWVDDRHRGAGLGTRLLAQAERTAHEDRGCTACRLETWDFQAPEFYRKQGYEVVCVIPDYPPGITEYTLTKRLD